The following proteins come from a genomic window of Metarhizium brunneum chromosome 2, complete sequence:
- the mokB gene encoding Lovastatin diketide synthase mokB: MSGRLSSHASGTDGDGLMPIAVVGMSCRLSGIATSPEGLWQMLARGLTGWSSNGSSRFQMNSFWHPQSDLNASFNARGFHLIKQDPALFDNLFFGVTNIEARAIDPQQRMLLEVAYEAFETAGITMQNVKGSDTGVYCAVSHHDYDKILGRDPELSPGYRFTGTGPALVSNRISYVLDLHGPSITLDTACSGGLVAVHEACKAIRAGDVAQALVGGTNLILDPDQVNIISSMDFLSPHGRCYAFDSRADGFGRGEGVAAVVLKRLDMALGDGDPIRAVIRGSNVCSDGRTPGVTMPSSDIQRRMIQRAYQQAGLDPRDTTYVEAHGTGTKAGDKAEATALHETFCKARQEGNRLFVGSVKGNVGHTESVAGLAGLIKTVLMLEKKMIPPNATFMKPNSDIPLESWGMEVPKRMLQWPDNATRRASVNSFGYGGTNAHVILDAADDYLDNMKHMCPPVAIRACEGKVNGDLAHEVAEVTETSSLAMTIIVSNPTEAEPTTTHVHGHSTLQHRRSLKASPTNAMTRPRLFPLSHDQEGGVAKLAANFKRFILDKLPDTNESLDSLAFTLSDRRSVHRFRWCVAASSRDELVDGLEHIVEGTDRALQQAEERKICFAFTGQGAQWAGMGRELLAAYPVFAKSMERSEKYLTHLGADWRLLAELDKPWETSRINEAALSQPCCTAIQIGLVDLLETWGIRPALVCGHSSGEIAAAYAAGIMTAQDCLKVAYFRGHLVKRLKEKKPELSGGMLAVGLSVGEAQKYLDNDATCEKVVVACVNSPASITLSGDEAVLSSIQETLAARGVFNRKLAVDVAYHSHHMNMILEEYLHAIQDIKPLHCGQHVQMVSSVTGRAVQGEELNATYWGRNLTSPVLFADALAEIFDTARKNEKRSNMLAVVEVGPHSALQGPIKQTIKASKTAGSISYHSVLSRKQDASRTAVALAASLFVNGATVDFGRVNDPHGDAKKNVLTNLPTYNWHHNTTHWVESRRSAQYRHRKFPKHDLVGVPSSDSIPSEPTWRNYIRLRELPWLKGHCIGGNTIFPAAGYVTMVLEALKQQILGGGNPWKKMRIKFRQVHFGRALLVADDSVGVETFVTIRPFTYTARESSASWNEFRIFSVSVNGESTEHSRGLVTAISPLPNQDHENMTDAESLAFIEQVSEKARIVLPPKQLYKELRDVGIEYSHPFNGQEHIRASESASTCRIKIPDIEALMPLHYQQPHCIHPATLDVCFQAAFSAMKVGDNLRGTFVLGGFDDLEISSEIPSQPGKHMSVAASLRGLGHSNFASDSVISSSDDGKSEVFIKIKGLILARTSGPSRQTSSQHLAGESLCHRLEWSLDPTCAEPHSIIKRCLLDPDVLVAGRTSMCEQYCQAVVAGALTELSPDDEAKITGHFSQWLLWMKSIRAGSYQPLQMGNALNDKIKSLGIYGEVLVDMAPRLVGILRGDVDPQALLLEKQRLYRLYTRDNIKRCHMQLAEYVKLLRFKTPNLRILEIGAATADGSMPVLEALYSNKGVAGEARSESYTLACAPTAFFQDAETGWDKAQESLEWKRLDMEISPKEQGFELGSYDLVIAANVLHATREINVALGNMRSLLKSNGKLAVMETTAPKIHDGVIFGMLPGWWLGATDGRVHSPLLDASGWRDRLGHCGFSGIDFEMHDFDSAEDHQVSVMVSSATSHPEPWCLGMQDPTRGVSTLESELPISKYPTNLTGSEGGPRQTILVISDGKESRLADHVAELLTSVESSVHAEKTMLAEAQVSPGQLAVVLLEAVHPFLATCSQADWGKVRHILSNADGVLWVSCGGAVEGTNPLQSLIVGLTRCLRSEDQHRKVVTLDLEPNHGSGLETAEQIRRVYHHVFGPHGPPASALPEFEYAIRNGEILIPRLMCNSPVNEYVQDSVSSYHPRHEQGMKPGRALSLKIHEPGLLNTLYWADSERHARSVGAEEVRVDLQYVSLNFKDIMIAMGQLEGHTAMLLEGSGKVVEVGEALRHQYSVGDLVFATDPDGVATTSVINKCNVHHIPRKLSMEVATAISLAYATALYSLRNVANLQEGESILIHSGAGAVGQAAISLAQYLNAGEIYVTVGSADKRALIRERFDIPDDKIFSSRGLSFYHQILRRTNGDGVDVILNSLSGEALQKSCSLLAPFGRFVEIGKKDVISNARLEMASLESNATFTTVDLTLLAKRKPLVHQELYRTIFELVGQDRIKVLSPITVSPVSELETSFRLMQAGKHVGKLLLQLDPDMAISVQPPRPPTPRLKGDCSYLVVGGTGGLGRATMKHFASLGAKHIFTLSRSGSDSPIMRELVEEMRLAGVCVVVFKGSVTDTVAIESIKEQAREFPIRGVVQGAMVLQDSRVDNMSYEQWRAAMEPKVVGTMNLHRVFGDTLDFFILLSSSAGIIGSYAQGNYSAGNTFQDSLARHRASLGLPARSIDVGSVEGEGYTANNEAAAEFVSRQGLQPYKVKEFLATINEAIWNPFPSGPSAAQLICGTRRADPSSQAKEAALQRPDPKFSHIWTKPHRQASAKADSSHFNIQAMFESAKTADEAEKAMQIAIKQKLAHLLGLPEKDVSTNRSVVSYGVDSLIAVELRNWILSQLESHVQIFELMSPMSFAELANTVARRSRLVATGLFGHVKV, from the exons ACGAGCCCGGAAGGCCTTTGGCAGATGCTGGCAAGGGGCTTAACGGGATGGTCAAGCAACGGGAGCAGCCGCTTCCAAATGAATTCCTTCTGGCACCCGCAGTCTGACTTGAACGCTTCG TTCAACGCAAGAGGCTTCCACTTGATCAAGCAGGATCCCGCATTGTTTGATAATTTGTTCTTTGGGGTCACCAACATTGAGGCCAGGGCCATCGATCCTCAGCAACGAATGCTGCTTGAAGTAGCATACGAAGCGTTCGAGACGGCGGGAATCACGATGCAGAATGTCAAAGGCTCAGATACAGGGGTATATTGCGCGGTTTCACATCACGACTATGACAAGATCCTAGGCAGGGATCCCGAGTTATCCCCAGG ATACCGATTTACCGGAACTGGACCTGCGCTCGTTTCCAACCGCATTTCCTACGTGCTTGATTTGCACGGGCCAAGTATCACTCTTGATACAGCATGTTCCGGTGGACTGGTTGCGGTTCATGAAGCCTGTAAAGCCATCCGGGCGGGAGACGTGGCGCAAGCACTAGTCGGTGGCACGAACTTGATTCTCGATCCAGACCAGGTCAATATCATATCTTCAATGGA CTTCCTCTCTCCCCACGGCCGCTGCTACGCGTTCGATTCCCGTGCCGATGGTTTTGGAAGGGGTGAAGGCGTGGCTGCTGTCGTGCTGAAGCGCTTAGACATGGCCCTTGGTGACGGCGACCCGATTCGGGCTGTCATTCGTGGTAGCAACGTTTGCTCGGATGGTCGCACGCCTGGAGTCACAATGCCATCTTCCGACATCCAGAGGAGAATGATTCAGAGAGCCTACCAACAGGCAGGCCTAGACCCGAGGGATACCACCTATGTGGAAGCACATG GAACTGGAACCAAGGCCGGAGACAAGGCCGAAGCGACTGCTCTCCATGAGACCTTttgcaaggcaaggcaagagGGAAATAGACTGTTTGTCGGAAGCGTCAAGGGTAATGTGGGCCATACAGAGAGTGTGGCCGGATTGGCCGGTCTGATCAAGACGGTTTTGATGCTCGAGAAAAAGATGATACCCCCCAATGCCACGTTCATGAAACCAAACAGCGACATTCCATTGGAAAGCTGGGGCATGGAA GTGCCTAAAAGGATGCTCCAGTGGCCGGACAATGCCACTCGCCGCGCCTCAGTCAACAGCTTTGGGTATGGAGGTACAAACGCCCACGTTATCCTGGATGCGGCCGACGATTACCTCGACAATATGAAGCACATGTGCCCCCCAGTCGCTATTCGAGCTTGCGAGGGTAAAGTCAACGGAGACTTGGCACACGAAGTGGCAGAAGTTACGGAAACAAGTAGTCTCGCCATGACCATAATTGTTTCAAACCCAACGGAAGCAGaaccgacgacgacgcacGTCCATGGCCATTCGACTCTACAACACAGGAGGAGCCTGAAAGCTTCACCCACCAACGCCATGACGCGACCACGCCTCTTTCCCTTGTCGCACGATCAGGAAGGGGGCGTGGCGAAATTAGCGGCCAATTTCAAGCGCTTTATTTTGGACAAGCTGCCTGATACGAATGAATCTCTGGATAGTCTTGCCTTCACTCTATCGGATCGGCGGTCTGTCCACAGGTTTCGTTGGTGTGTAGCCGCATCCAGTCGTGACGAACTTGTGGATGGACTTGAACACATAGTCGAGGGCACGGATCGGGCCCTACAACAAGCTGAAGAGCGAAAAATATGCTTTGCTTTTACAG GTCAGGGTGCTCAATGGGCAGGCATGGGCCGCGAATTGCTGGCCGCATACCCTGTATTTGCCAAGTCCATGGAGCGCTCAGAAAAGTATCTCACCCACCTCGGTGCTGACTGGCGGCTTCTCGCCGAGCTGGATAAACCATGGGAAACGTCTCGAATCAACGAAGCCGCCCTGTCACAGCCTTGCTGCACCGCCATCCAGATTGGACTCGTCGACTTGCTCGAGACGTGGGGAATTCGACCAGCCTTGGTGTGCGGACACTCGAGCGGAGAAATTGCGGCGGCATATGCAGCTGGCATCATGACAGCACAGGATTGTCTGAAAGTCGCCTATTTTCGTGGCCATCTGGTGAAGCGgctgaaggagaagaaaccCGAGCTTTCCGGCGGCATGCTTGCTGTTGGACTGTCGGTAGGCGAGGCGCAAAAATATCTTGACAATGACGCCACTTGCGAAAAGGTCGTCGTGGCGTGCGTCAACAGTCCTGCCAGTATCACCTTGTCCGGAGATGAAGCAGTGTTGAGCAGCATTCAAGAGACGCTCGCCGCCAGAGGCGTTTTCAACCGCAAGCTGGCGGTTGACGTGGCCTACCATTCGCACCATATGAACATGATTCTGGAAGAATACCTGCACGCCATTCAGGACATCAAACCTTTACACTGCGGGCAGCATGTCCAAATGGTATCTTCTGTGACGGGCAGGGCCGTTCAAGGCGAGGAGCTGAATGCGACGTATTGGGGTAGAAACCTGACATCTCCCGTTCTCTTTGCCGATGCTCTGGCCGAGATCTTTGACACGGCGCGAAAAAACGAAAAGCGAAGCAACATGCTTGCGgttgtcgaggttggccCTCATTCTGCACTGCAGGGTCCCATCAAACAGACCATCAAGGCGTCCAAAACAGCGGGATCCATCAGCTATCACTCGGTGCTCTCACGGAAGCAAGACGCAAGTAGGACTgccgtggccttggctgcaaGTCTGTTCGTCAATGGAGCAACCGTCGATTTTGGTCGAGTCAACGATCCGCATGGCGACGCCAAAAAGAACGTCTTGACCAACTTGCCAACGTACAATTGGCATCACAATACCACGCACTGGGTCGAGTCCCGCCGGAGCGCTCAATATAGACACAGAAAATTTCCCAAGCACGATCTTGTTGGAGTGCCCAGCAGCGACAGCATACCCAGCGAACCGACATGGCGCAACTACATCCGCCTCAGGGAATTGCCTTGGCTCAAGGGCCATTGCATTGGTGGCAACACCATTTTCCCAGCCGCTGGCTATGTGACCATGGTTTTGGAAGCCCTGAAGCAACAAATCCTCGGTGGCGGAAACCCCTGGAAGAAGATGCGTATCAAATTTCGCCAAGTTCATTTTGGTCGGGCGCTCCTCGTTGCCGACGATTCTGTGGGCGTAGAGACATTCGTCACCATTCGACCTTTTACGTACACGGCACGAGAATCTTCGGCTTCGTGGAACGAGTTTCGGATATTTTCCGTGTCTGTCAATGGAGAATCAACAGAGCATAGTCGGGGTCTGGTGACTGCCATCAGTCCTTTGCCCAACCAAGACCATGAGAATATGACGGATGCCGAGTCTCTTGCGTTTATTGAACAAGTTTCCGAGAAAGCTCGCATAGTACTCCCCCCGAAGCAGCTATACAAGGAGCTCAGAGACGTGGGTATTGAGTATAGCCACCCGTTCAATGGCCAAGAGCACATTCGAGCATCCGAGTCCGCATCGACCTGTCGAATCAAGATTCCAGATATCGAGGCTCTTATGCCTTTGCATTACCAGCAACCTCATTGCATCCACCCAGCAACATTGGATGTCTGTTTCCAAGCAGCCTTCTCGGCCATGAAGGTCGGAGACAATCTTCGGGGTACATTTGTCCTCGGCGGGTTTGACGACCTTGAAATCTCGAGTGAGATTCCGTCGCAGCCTGGAAAGCACATGTCCGTCGCGGCATCTCTTCGAGGCCTTGGCCACTCCAATTTCGCATCCGATTCAGTCATCTCGAGCTCCGACGACGGAAAATCAGAAGTCTTCATAAAGATCAAGGGGCTCATCCTTGCCAGGACAAGTGGACCATCTCGGCAGACTTCTTCACAGCATCTGGCTGGAGAATCCCTGTGCCATCGGCTAGAGTGGTCCCTTGACCCGACTTGCGCCGAGCCTCacagcatcatcaagcgTTGCCTTCTCGACCCGGACGTGTTGGTGGCTGGGAGAACGAGCATGTGTGAGCAATACTGCCAAGCTGTCGTGGCAGGGGCACTAACAGAGCTCTCtcccgacgacgaggcaaagATTACTGGCCACTTTTCTCAGTGGCTCCTGTGGATGAAGTCAATAAGGGCTGGAAGCTACCAGCCACTCCAGATGGGCAACGCGCTCAACGATAAAATCAAGTCTCTTGGCATCTACGGCGAGGTCCTGGTGGACATGGCACCTCGGCTCGTAGGTATTCTTCGGGGAGACGTTGATCCCCAGGCACTCCTTCTGGAGAAGCAGCGTCTGTACCGGCTCTACACGCGCGACAACATCAAGAGGTGTCACATGCAGCTGGCCGAATATGTCAAGCTTCTTCGATTCAAAACTCCCAATCTCCGCATCCTCGAGATTGGGGCTGCAACCGCAGACGGGTCGATGCCGGTTTTGGAAGCTCTCTACAGCAACAAGGGCGTTGCAGGAGAAGCGAGGTCCGAGTCGTATACCTTGGCCTGTGCTCCGACAGCGTTCTTCCAGGACGCAGAAACGGGATGGGATAAGGCGCAAGAGTCTCTAGAGTGGAAGAGGCTTGACATGGAAATCTCACCCAAAGAACAGGGGTTTGAACTTGGCTCGTACGACCTCGTCATTGCCGCCAATGTCTTGCATGCGACTCGCGAGATCAATGTCGCGCTGGGAAACATGAGGAGCCTGCTCAAATCAAATGGCAAGCTTGCTGTGATGGAGACGACGGCCCCAAAAATTCACGACGGAGTCATATTTGGCATGCTCCCTGGATGGTGGCTTGGAGCCACGGACGGTCGGGTGCACTCACCACTTCTCGATGCATCTGGTTGGCGTGATAGGCTCGGCCATTGTGGCTTCTCCGGAATCGACTTTGAGATGCACGACTTCGACTCGGCCGAGGACCACCAGGTCAGCGTCATGGTTTCTTCAGCAACTAGCCATCCAGAGCCATGGTGTTTGGGCATGCAAGACCCGACGAGAGGCGTGTCAACACTAGAATCCGAGTTGCCAATCTCCAAATACCCAACAAACCTGACGGGCTCGGAAGGAGGCCCTCGGCAGACCATTCTTGTGATTAGTGACGGTAAAGAGAGCAGACTTGCAGACCATGTAGCCGAGCTATTGACCTCTGTCGAGTCCAGCGTCCACGCTGAGAAGACCATGTTGGCTGAGGCGCAGGTTTCGCCTGGTCAGCTGGCCGTGGTGCTGCTCGAGGCAGTCCATCCGTTCCTGGCGACATGCTCTCAAGCGGATTGGGGAAAAGTCCGGCATATCCTTTCCAACGCAGACGGTGTTTTATGGGTCAGTtgtggcggcgccgtcgaaGGCACGAATCCTCTCCAGTCGCTCATCGTGGGCCTAACGCGCTGCCTGCGATCCGAAGACCAGCACAGAAAGGTCGTCACGCTGGATCTCGAGCCGAATCACGGGTCGGGGCTCGAGACCGCAGAGCAGATTCGCAGAGTCTATCATCATGTATTCGGTCCACATGGTCCGCCAGCCTCTGCCTTGCCGGAATTTGAATACGCCATCCGCAATGGAGAGATACTGATTCCTCGCTTGATGTGTAACAGTCCCGTGAATGAATATGTCCAAGACAGCGTTTCGAGCTACCACCCTCGACACGAGCAGGGAATGAAACCAGGCCGTGCCTTGAGCCTGAAGATCCACGAACCTGGGCTTCTCAACACACTCTACTGGGCCGACTCGGAGCGGCACGCGCGGAGCGTCGGAGCCGAAGAAGTCCGGGTGGATTTGCAATACGTCTCTCTCAACTTCAAAGACATCATGATCGCCATGGGACAACTAGAAGGGCACACGGCCATGCTGCTGGAAGGGAGCGGCAAGGTTGTCGAGGTTGGTGAAGCACTCCGTCATCAGTACTCTGTCGGTGACTTGGTCTTCGCCACCGATCCAGACGGTGTCGCCACGACCAGCGTCATTAACAAGTGCAACGTTCATCACATACCCAGGAAGCTGTCCATGGAAGTCGCAACCGCTATTTCTCTCGCCTATGCAACGGCTCTGTATTCGCTGAGGAATGTTGCCAATCTCCAAGAGGGAGAGTCCATTTTGATTCATTCCGGAGCAGGCGCAGTTGGCCAAGCCGCCATCTCCCTGGCTCAATATCTCAACGCTGGCGAAATATACGTCACGGTGGGGAGTGCGGACAAGAGGGCCCTCATAAGAGAACGCTTCGACATCCCAGACGACAAGATATTCTCCAGTCGCGGTCTCAGCTTCTACCATCAGATTCTTCGCAGGACAAatggtgatggtgtcgaTGTCATTCTCAACTCGCTCAGCGGCGAGGCGTTGCAAAAAAGCTGCTCCCTGCTCGCGCCGTTTGGACGGTTTGTCGAGATTGGTAAGAAAGATGTCATCTCCAACGCGAGGCTTGAAATGGCGTCTTTGGAAAGCAACGCCACATTTACTACCGTTGATTTGACGCTGCTTGCAAAGAGGAAGCCTCTTGTTCACCAAGAGCTCTACCGCACCATCTTTGAGCTCGTTGGCCAGGACAGGATCAAAGTTTTGAGCCCTATAACGGTCAGTCCTGTCTCCGAGCTGGAGACTTCATTTAGGCTGATGCAGGCTGGAAAACACGTGGGCAAACTACTGCTCCAGTTGGACCCGGACATGGCAATTTCC GTCCAACCTCCACGGCCACCGACTCCTCGGCTGAAAGGGGATTGCTCTTACCTGGTCGTGGGAGGAACCGGCGGCCTTGGTAGAGCCACCATGAAGCATTTTGCGAGTCTCGGGGCCAAGCACATTTTTACCTTGTCCCGATCTGGTTCCGACAGTCCAATTATGAGAGAACTGGTGGAAGAGATGCGTCTTGCCGGTGTTTGTGTTGTCGTGTTCAAGGGCAGCGTCACAGACACGGTCGCGATTGAGTCGATCAAGGAGCAGGCCAGAGAATTCCCCATCAGAGGTGTTGTCCAAGGAGCAATGGTGCTGCAG GACTCTCGCGTGGACAATATGAGCTACGAGCAGTGGCGGGCTGCAATGGAACCGAAAGTTGTGGGAACAATGAATTTGCACCGCGTGTTCGGAGACACTCTAgacttcttcatcctccttTCGAGCAGTGCAGGAATCATTGGCTCGTATGCTCAGGGCAACTATTCCGCTGGCAATACGTTTCAAGATTCCCTCGCTCGCCACAGGGCATCGCTCGGTCTGCCAGCTCGCTCCATCGACGTTGGCTCCGTGGAAGGGGAAGGGTACACGGCAAATAACGAAGCGGCCGCGGAATTCGTCTCCCGCCAAGGACTGCAGCCGTACAAGGTCAAGGAGTTCCTGGCCACAATCAATGAGGCGATATGGAATCCCTTTCCATCCGGGCCCTCGGCAGCGCAGCTGATTTGCGGCACGAGGAGAGCCGATCCAAGTTCCCAAGCCAAAGAAGCAGCTCTGCAACGTCCAGATCCCAAATTCTCCCACATATGGACGAAGCCCCATCGCCAGGCATCTGCCAAGGCTGACTCGAGCCATTTCAATATTCAAGCCATGTTTGAATCAGCAAAAACGGCGGATGAAGCCGAAAAGGCGATGCAGATAGCAATCAAGCAGAAGCTTGCTCATCTGCTTGGCCTGCCAGAAAAGGACGTCAGCACGAATCGCTCCGTTGTGAGCTATGGAGTGGACTCTCTTATTGCGGTGGAGCTTCGCAACTGGATCTTGTCACAGTTGGAATCTCACGTCCAGATATTCGAGTTGATGAGTCCGATGAGTttcgccgagctggccaacaCGGTTGCCAGAAGATCTCGGCTTGTGGCGACGGGACTTTTCGGCCATGTCAAAGTCTAG